The Nostoc sp. 'Peltigera membranacea cyanobiont' N6 genome contains the following window.
ATTCCCTTGTCTCAAACTTCCACGGGTCGGGATCTTCGCTGTAGAGTTTATCGAAGTAGCTGGGTGGTAAGGAGTCGGATTGTAACGGGTTCATTGGATTTCCTCTAAATAAACTTCCCAAGGATGAGTAAAGTTCGCTAACATTTCGGGACTCAGGCGAAAGCCTTCTGGGTCATCATCAATTAAGTCTGTAATTTGGGAACGATAAGCTGCGATCGCTTGCTGTTTCAACTCCACTACCGTGTTAATATTCAACCGCCAGGTTGTCACGTCAAGAGATTCTGGTAGACTTCGCTGTTGGTTTGAGTCCCAATCCCAAATCGGATACTCAATCAATCGGGGGTAAAAGCACAAATCATTCAGCACGGCGTGAATTAATTTCCACGTTGCTCGGTGGTCTGCGTGAGGGTCGTATCGCCACGGTAAAAAGATAATTTGTGGGGTCATGTCTGTGATGTAAGCACGACAACTAGCCACTGCACTTTGATACTGTGTTGGAATTGAACCATCCTGCATTCTCAAAAAGGTGACAGCATGAACTTCTACACCTAGTAATTTCAAGGCTGACAAGGTTTCTGCTTCCCGCAAAGCCCGGAGTTTACCTGCGGGATATTTCTGAGAGTTAGGATGTGAAAGAGTACCATCACTAATGACTAAAACTTGCACATCACAATTTAAAGAGCGTAACAGAGCGATCGCACCCCCACAACCTAAAGTCTCATCATCAGGATGGGGTGCAACGATTAATGCCGGACTACAAGCGATCTCCTCAACGGAACGCCAGGGCAAAACACTAGGATTGCTTAGTGGTAATCCAATCAAGCCGAATTTATTCATCATTCCAAAGCAAATCAGCTTCCTTACTTTCATGCAAGACATACTGCCCTACATTTGCCAAGGCCGCATCAAAAGCAGGTTGACGCAGATATAGAGTCAAATCTCGGATGATGCGTTCCATCGGATTTGGTGGTAGTAAGCCGCGAGTCCCAACAGAACGTTGGCACAAATGCATCACATCAATGCAAATTTGCTCAATTGCTGTCCTCACCATGTTTGCATAGGCCACGAGTTGATCTGCTTGTGGGTGGGTAACTGTGGGATAACCACCAAAGGCTGGTGCATAGGCTGCTACCCGATCCGCAGCCCCCCGCAGCCAGAGATTACCACTTTCAATGGCGATCGCCATTCTGCCAAGCCGTTCCTGTTGATATGGATCGTTTGTATATTCCAACTTCTGGAGATACTGGCGAGTCAGGTTAAACAGTGCTTCTGCCCCACCTAGTTGCACGGCGGCAAACCGAATCACTCCCACAGACAACCACGGCTGTCGATAGTAATCTCCTGGCTGCCCGATTAAAGCGCTCTGCTCCAACTCTACACCGCTAAAATCCACTTTGTAACTAGCAGTAGCTCGCATTCCAGCAGGTTGCCACCAAGCTGGATCGCTAACCGTTGTCACTTCGTCCATCGGCACAATGCACATTTGCCAACCGCCTTCTGGCAATACTCCATTAACGAAAGGACGTTCTACATAACCCGCACCAGTACAAAAGGTTTTGGAACCTTCCAAGCGATAACGTCCATTTTCAAAAGGAATTATCTTGACACCATCAGAGGCTTCGGCATTCCAAACA
Protein-coding sequences here:
- a CDS encoding PIG-L deacetylase family protein, with protein sequence MMNKFGLIGLPLSNPSVLPWRSVEEIACSPALIVAPHPDDETLGCGGAIALLRSLNCDVQVLVISDGTLSHPNSQKYPAGKLRALREAETLSALKLLGVEVHAVTFLRMQDGSIPTQYQSAVASCRAYITDMTPQIIFLPWRYDPHADHRATWKLIHAVLNDLCFYPRLIEYPIWDWDSNQQRSLPESLDVTTWRLNINTVVELKQQAIAAYRSQITDLIDDDPEGFRLSPEMLANFTHPWEVYLEEIQ
- a CDS encoding acyl-CoA dehydrogenase family protein, producing MKKYYRKESAINIQLSQNIVIPKWPDSKIALDLKRAKEIADYCANNASTIDCNSAFPKQEFELIAKAGLLSAPLAKELGGWGAGIDANVTYELLILLKQIGHGNLAVGRIYEGHINALQLIQTFGSIEQITSYARDARDRHKIFGVWNAEASDGVKIIPFENGRYRLEGSKTFCTGAGYVERPFVNGVLPEGGWQMCIVPMDEVTTVSDPAWWQPAGMRATASYKVDFSGVELEQSALIGQPGDYYRQPWLSVGVIRFAAVQLGGAEALFNLTRQYLQKLEYTNDPYQQERLGRMAIAIESGNLWLRGAADRVAAYAPAFGGYPTVTHPQADQLVAYANMVRTAIEQICIDVMHLCQRSVGTRGLLPPNPMERIIRDLTLYLRQPAFDAALANVGQYVLHESKEADLLWNDE